In one window of Camelina sativa cultivar DH55 chromosome 15, Cs, whole genome shotgun sequence DNA:
- the LOC104746323 gene encoding zinc finger CCCH domain-containing protein 39, with product MDSSYSDSRPMFVQSPYGGWNQNQMMDSTVNPVNSEQGDLHSLSESQSSQQLQQQPSLKRPRLADDNVFNLPPSSFPPPTPTSSNPWMVPSLNPPPPVNKGTANIFYKTRMCAKFRAGTCRNGELCNFAHGIEDLRQPPSNWQEIVGPPAQDRDRERERERERERERPVLAPVGNNNWEDDQKIILRMKLCRKFCFGEECPYGDRCNFIHEELSKFREDSGKLRETSVISVGTTAADQPSVDNGTASNHIEVNRQGSIPVPPPMSNGGVVKTVYWKTRLCMKFEITGQCPFGDKCHFAHGQAELHNSVGRVEGEAVNAVASVSKQTVAPANESFAMKPTAQVIADSSGLNEEGRRKKCLLKWSDSKKINRIYGDWIDDLPVGQKSTKPVES from the exons ATGGATTCGAGTTACTCTGATTCACGTCCCATGTTTGTGCAATCACCTTATGGTGGTTGGAATCAAAACCAGATGATGGATTCAACGGTTAATCCAGTGAACAGTGAACAAGGCGACTTGCATTCTCTATCTGAATCACAATCTTCTCAGCAGTTACAACAACAGCCTTCATTGAAAAGGCCAAGACTTGCTGATGATAACGTCTTTAATCTTCCGCCTTCGTCTTTTCCTCCTCCTACTCCTACGAGTAGCAATCCTTGGATGGTTCCATCGTTGAACCCTCCTCCTCCTGTGAACAAAGGAACTGCTAATATATTCTACAAGACTAGAATGTGTGCTAAATTCAGGGCAGGGACTTGTAGGAATGGAGAACTCTGCAACTTTGCTCATGGAattgaggatttgaggcagccTCCTTCGAATTGGCAGGAGATTGTTGGACCTCCTGCTCAAGATAGggacagagagagggagagggagagggagagggaaAGGGAAAGACCGGTTTTGGCGCCTGTTGGGAATAATAACTGGGAAGATGATCAAAAGATAATCTTGAGGATGAAGCTTTGCAGGAAGTTTTGTTTTGGGGAAGAGTGTCCTTATGGGGACAGGTGCAATTTCATTCATGAGGAACTGTCAAAGTTTCGTGAGGATTCAGGGAAATTGAGAGAGACCTCGGTTATAAGTGTTGGAACAACTGCTGCTGATCAACCATCTGTTGATAATGGTACTGCTTCTAATCATATTGAAGTAAATAGACAAGGAAGCATCCCGGTACCTCCGCCTATGAGCAATGGTGGTGTTGTCAAGACTGTGTACTGGAAGACGAGGTTATGCATGAAGTTTGAAATCACAGGTCAATGCCCTTTCGGCGATAAGTGTCACTTTGCTCATGGCCAAGCAG AGTTGCACAACTCTGTTGGAAGGGTAGAAGGTGAAGCTGTGAACGCAGTAGCATCTGTGAGTAAACAAACAGTGGCACCTGCGAATGAATCTTTTGCGATGAAACCAACTGCACAAGTAATAGCAGATTCTTCTGGTCTAAACGAAGAAGGGCGGCGAAAGAAGTGTTTACTCAAGTGGAGCGACTCCAAGAAAATTAACCGAATCTATGGAGACTGGATCGATGATCTACCGGTGGGTCAAAAGTCGACGAAACCAGTAGAGAGCTGA
- the LOC104746322 gene encoding maternally expressed PAB C-terminal protein-like, translating into MGRGTFFHAVPVILGSNLPPYRSPPYRPTPKTPEQERQIMSEYLYLLVSDLEPMLAPKITGMLLQMDEDIILDLIGSPEALKEAVKEATKILADWIPQQLKLVKKEAACKFMASIIPKPKL; encoded by the exons ATGGGTCGTGGAACCTTTTTTCATGCTGTACCAGTAATCCTTGGCTCTAATTTACCTCCTTATCGTTCACCTCCTTATCGTCCAACTCCTAAAACTCCCGAACAAGAACGACAG atCATGAGTGAATATTTGTACCTTTTGGTGTCAGATCTTGAACCAATGTTGGCACCAAAAATCACAGGAATGCTTCTACAAATGGACGAAGACATTATCCTTGATTTGATAGGATCACCTGAAGCCCTCAAAGAAGCTGTCAAAGAGGCAACTAAGATTCTAGCTGACTGGATTCCGCAACAGCTAAAACTGGTAAAGAAGGAAGCTGCTTGCAAGTTCATGGCTTCCATCATCCCTAAACCTAAACTCTGA